In the genome of Rhodoferax fermentans, one region contains:
- a CDS encoding YgjV family protein: MFDHWLDTAQLFGYAAFFLGVASFLQKNDIRFKLYMAAECVAYVVHFTLLGNPAAGASSLVSMTRSLVSIYSKSLWIALIFVAINIGLGFKLATVWWNWIPLIASCVGTLALFLLEGIQMRMVMLLGTALWIVNNVLSGSIGGTALEVVIAITNSYTIYKMRVKAREAAPLPSSNPALPAQES, translated from the coding sequence GTGTTTGACCACTGGCTCGATACCGCACAACTGTTTGGCTACGCTGCATTTTTTCTGGGCGTGGCCTCGTTCCTGCAAAAAAACGACATCCGTTTCAAGCTCTACATGGCCGCAGAATGTGTGGCCTATGTGGTGCACTTCACACTCCTGGGCAACCCGGCAGCGGGCGCCAGCTCCCTGGTGTCAATGACCCGCTCGCTGGTGTCGATCTATTCCAAGTCACTGTGGATTGCCTTGATTTTTGTGGCCATCAACATCGGGCTGGGGTTCAAGTTGGCCACCGTGTGGTGGAACTGGATCCCGCTGATTGCCTCCTGTGTGGGCACACTGGCGCTGTTTCTTCTGGAAGGCATCCAGATGCGCATGGTGATGCTGCTTGGCACCGCGCTGTGGATTGTCAACAACGTGCTCTCGGGCTCCATTGGTGGCACAGCACTCGAAGTGGTGATTGCGATCACCAACAGCTACACCATCTACAAAATGCGGGTCAAAGCACGTGAAGCCGCCCCTCTACCATCCAGCAACCCGGCCCTACCCGCCCAAGAAAGCTGA
- a CDS encoding DUF3579 domain-containing protein → MVSPVPPKFYILGVTHSGRAFRPSDWAERLAGVMSQFRPGQALPGRHYTYSPWCVPTSVEGTRCVILDEALRTHDVMAWDFCMNFAKDNELQTFQGPPPVGHGLKPTAPRS, encoded by the coding sequence ATGGTTTCACCTGTTCCACCAAAATTCTACATCCTGGGTGTGACCCACAGCGGTCGCGCTTTTCGCCCCAGTGACTGGGCAGAACGGTTGGCCGGTGTCATGAGCCAGTTTCGTCCGGGCCAGGCCCTGCCGGGGCGCCATTACACGTATTCACCGTGGTGTGTACCCACCAGTGTGGAAGGCACCCGCTGTGTGATCCTGGACGAAGCCTTGCGCACCCACGATGTGATGGCTTGGGACTTCTGCATGAACTTTGCCAAGGACAACGAGTTGCAGACCTTTCAGGGCCCGCCACCGGTGGGGCACGGTCTCAAGCCCACAGCGCCACGCAGTTGA
- a CDS encoding aspartate aminotransferase family protein, with protein MNAPHPFIEAASPHVMNTYGRLPIAMSHGQGCRVWDVNGKVYLDALGGIAVNTLGHNHPKLVPALQDQISKIIHSCNYYHVPNQEALAKKLVELSGMSNVFFCSTGLEANEAALKLARKYGHDKGIERPEIVVYEKAFHGRSIATLSATGNPKVQAGFGPLVEGFIRVPINNIEALKAATEGNPNVVAVFFEAIQGEGGINPMHLDYLRDLRKLCDERDWLMMIDEVQCGMGRTGKWFAHQWAGIVPDVMPLAKGLGSGVPVGAVVAGPKAAQIFQPGNHGTTFGGNPLAMRAGVETIRIMEEDGLLAHAAAVGAHLKAGLETALAAELAAGTVKEIRGQGLMLGIDLAKPCGVLTQRAADAGLLISVTADSVVRLVPPLILSRAEADEIVARLCPLISALLKEAP; from the coding sequence ATGAACGCACCCCATCCCTTCATTGAAGCCGCCTCGCCCCACGTGATGAACACCTACGGGCGCTTGCCTATCGCTATGTCACATGGCCAGGGCTGCCGAGTCTGGGATGTCAACGGCAAGGTCTACCTGGATGCGCTCGGCGGTATTGCGGTCAACACCCTGGGCCACAACCACCCGAAACTGGTGCCCGCGCTGCAGGACCAGATCAGCAAGATCATCCACAGCTGCAATTACTACCATGTGCCCAACCAGGAAGCGCTGGCCAAAAAGCTGGTCGAACTCTCGGGCATGAGCAATGTGTTTTTCTGCTCGACCGGTTTGGAGGCCAACGAGGCCGCGCTGAAACTGGCGCGCAAGTATGGCCATGACAAGGGCATCGAGCGCCCGGAGATTGTGGTGTATGAAAAAGCCTTCCACGGCCGCTCGATCGCCACCTTGAGTGCCACCGGCAACCCCAAGGTCCAGGCCGGATTTGGCCCGCTGGTAGAAGGTTTCATCCGTGTGCCGATCAACAACATCGAGGCTCTCAAGGCCGCCACCGAAGGCAACCCGAATGTCGTGGCAGTGTTTTTTGAGGCCATCCAGGGTGAAGGTGGCATCAACCCGATGCACCTGGACTACCTGCGTGATTTGCGCAAACTCTGTGATGAACGTGACTGGTTGATGATGATTGATGAGGTGCAATGTGGCATGGGCCGCACTGGCAAATGGTTCGCCCACCAGTGGGCGGGCATCGTGCCCGACGTGATGCCGCTGGCCAAGGGCCTGGGTTCCGGCGTGCCGGTGGGTGCGGTGGTGGCGGGTCCCAAAGCCGCCCAGATTTTCCAGCCCGGCAACCACGGCACCACCTTTGGTGGCAACCCGCTGGCCATGCGGGCCGGGGTGGAGACCATCCGCATCATGGAAGAAGACGGTCTGCTGGCCCATGCCGCAGCGGTTGGCGCCCACCTGAAAGCGGGTCTGGAAACCGCGTTGGCCGCCGAACTGGCAGCCGGCACGGTGAAAGAGATTCGTGGCCAAGGCCTGATGCTGGGCATTGACCTGGCCAAACCCTGCGGTGTGCTGACCCAACGTGCCGCTGATGCGGGCCTGCTGATCAGCGTGACCGCCGACAGTGTGGTGCGCCTGGTGCCGCCACTGATTCTGAGCCGGGCCGAGGCTGACGAGATCGTTGCCCGCTTGTGCCCCCTGATTTCCGCTCTGTTGAAAGAAGCCCCATGA
- the argF gene encoding ornithine carbamoyltransferase: MNPVNFGIPSTIPKGAPPVRHYLQFSDLRADEYAYLLERAAFIKAKFKTFTRHQPLVDRTLAMIFEKASTRTRVSFEAGMYQLGGSVVHLTTGDSQLGRSEPIEDSARVISRMADLVMIRTYEQTKIERFAEYSRVPVINGLTNEFHPCQILADIFTFIEHRGPIQGKTVAWVGDGNNMANTWLQAATLLDFKVNVSTPSGYEVNEKIASGPDGIRAGSYENFSNPLDACRGADLVTTDVWTSMGYEAENEVRKQAFATWRVSSEMMAVAQPGALFMHCLPAHRGEEVDAEVIDGPQSVVWDEAENRMHVQKALMEYLLLGRQA, translated from the coding sequence ATGAACCCGGTCAACTTCGGTATTCCCAGCACCATCCCCAAAGGCGCACCACCGGTGCGGCATTACCTGCAGTTCTCGGATCTGCGGGCCGACGAATACGCCTACCTGCTCGAGCGCGCAGCCTTCATCAAGGCCAAGTTCAAGACCTTCACCCGGCACCAGCCGCTGGTGGACCGCACGCTGGCGATGATTTTCGAAAAAGCCTCGACCCGTACCCGTGTCAGCTTTGAAGCCGGTATGTACCAGCTGGGTGGCAGTGTGGTGCACCTGACCACCGGCGACAGCCAGTTGGGCCGCTCCGAGCCGATCGAAGACAGCGCGCGTGTCATCAGCCGCATGGCCGACCTGGTGATGATTCGCACCTACGAGCAAACCAAGATCGAACGTTTTGCCGAGTACTCCCGCGTGCCAGTGATCAACGGTCTGACCAACGAGTTCCACCCCTGCCAGATCCTGGCCGACATCTTCACTTTCATTGAACACCGTGGCCCGATCCAGGGCAAGACGGTGGCCTGGGTCGGTGACGGCAACAACATGGCCAACACCTGGCTGCAGGCTGCCACGCTGCTGGACTTCAAGGTCAACGTGAGCACCCCGAGCGGTTACGAGGTCAATGAAAAAATAGCCTCTGGCCCTGATGGCATAAGGGCAGGCAGCTATGAAAACTTTAGCAACCCGCTGGATGCCTGCCGCGGCGCTGACCTGGTCACCACCGACGTCTGGACCAGCATGGGCTATGAGGCCGAGAACGAGGTACGTAAACAGGCCTTTGCTACCTGGCGTGTCAGCAGCGAGATGATGGCTGTGGCCCAGCCGGGCGCCCTGTTCATGCACTGCCTGCCCGCCCACCGCGGTGAAGAGGTCGATGCCGAGGTGATCGACGGGCCACAAAGTGTGGTCTGGGACGAGGCCGAAAACCGCATGCATGTGCAAAAGGCGCTGATGGAATACCTGCTGCTGGGTCGCCAAGCGTGA
- a CDS encoding HDOD domain-containing protein has translation MMGHPPITRDTVIQLSRRMPSFPIVVQEILATLDNPDTNLNTLARYINLDPVITARVLSVANAAASGRQRDADVNNIFAATSLIGLAKVRSITLISSLGGFIHKAAAHTLPTPFWEHSVAISICAQELTRHVAQPVSPDAALIAGMLHDIGQLWLFALDADTARACWQQAIHSHLGIEALEREAFGLDHATIGAWLAEHWKLPPTIVQAIQHHHNPDSALDNPLAPLLHVAEVLGNALDLGHRDQNRVTHISSAACQTLELVWDENIRPLFGQIEARSRHANQFFNQAR, from the coding sequence ATGATGGGCCACCCACCGATCACCCGCGACACGGTCATCCAGCTCAGTCGGCGGATGCCGAGTTTCCCCATCGTGGTGCAAGAGATTCTGGCCACGCTGGACAATCCCGACACCAACCTCAACACCCTGGCACGCTACATCAACCTGGACCCGGTGATCACAGCCCGCGTGCTGTCGGTGGCCAATGCCGCCGCCTCAGGCAGGCAACGGGATGCCGACGTCAACAACATCTTTGCTGCCACCTCGCTGATTGGTCTGGCCAAGGTGCGCAGCATCACCCTGATCAGCAGCCTGGGTGGTTTCATTCACAAGGCGGCCGCACACACCCTGCCCACCCCATTCTGGGAACACAGCGTGGCCATCAGCATCTGTGCCCAGGAACTCACCCGCCATGTGGCCCAGCCAGTGAGTCCAGACGCCGCGCTGATCGCGGGCATGCTGCACGACATCGGCCAACTCTGGCTCTTTGCGCTGGATGCCGATACCGCACGTGCTTGCTGGCAACAGGCCATCCATTCCCATTTGGGCATTGAGGCGCTGGAGCGCGAGGCCTTTGGCCTGGACCACGCCACCATCGGTGCCTGGCTGGCTGAGCACTGGAAGCTGCCCCCCACCATCGTGCAGGCCATCCAGCACCACCACAACCCGGACAGCGCGCTGGACAACCCGCTGGCACCCCTGCTCCATGTGGCCGAGGTGCTGGGCAATGCGCTGGACTTGGGGCATCGCGACCAGAACCGCGTCACCCATATCTCCAGCGCCGCCTGTCAGACGCTGGAGCTGGTATGGGATGAGAATATCCGCCCGCTGTTTGGCCAGATCGAGGCCCGCAGCCGACATGCCAACCAATTTTTTAACCAGGCCCGTTGA